The window TAAATATCCTCATCGTATAATATAAAACAGCATATTTCTTATAAATGCCTTAAGCTCTAATTTATCTGTAGATTTAACGGGTAGGATATGAAGTTCGGAATGCGAGTGTATCTCAAATTGATAGAACAAGTGGAGTCACTCATCCTTCAAGAGTAAAACAACAGAAAGATGAGTCGTGTTAGATGAGCAAAACTGATGTGACCATTTGAAGAGCCTTCAGATAGCCTCGTAGAAATGAGATTTTGATCGAGTTGTTACAGTGACCATCTTAGTGTCAAGAGTTAAAAGTTGAGCATTAGATTGGATCAAAGGAGCACAATCAGTTAGTAGGGAGAAAAAGATGCGTAACAAATGTAGCGGCTCAAGAAATCAATGTGCTTCCAAGAAGGATCTAGGACGAGAGTGAATGCATTCTAATATTCTTAGAGATAATATGACCAATGATCCATAGTCCAGCAACTCATAAACATGGTGCTAGAAAGAAAAAAACTATATTATGCTACAGTGTGGTGTTAGTTGATAAGCCAGAAATGTTTCTAGGGAGTTTTGACCTCGACAACATCGATGTGCAGCCAAACGACAGAGGTGTGTTTAAGACTTCAAGGTTTAGTACAGTGGTCGATACAATTTGAGCAGAAACATCCATACTTCAAAAGAAATGTATAATTGTGTCAAAATAGAGAATATACAGTATTTCGACATTCTTTAATCCAAGTTTCAATACAAACTGTGAAATAGAAAACTATCACTGGTTGGTAAAGAAATGTATCGAGATGTCAGGAAGAGGAGCCAAACGACGGAGGTGTGTTTAAGACTTCAAGGTTTAGTACAGTGGTCGATACAATTTGAGCAGAAACATCCATACATCAAAAGAAATGTATAATAGTGTCAAAATAGAGAATATACAGTATTTCAACATTCTTTAATCCAAGTTTCAATACAAACTGTGAAATAGAAAACTATCACTGGTTGGTAAAGAAATGTATCGCGATGTCAAGGAAGAGGAGCATTTTGAAAGAAATTGTTGTCGATGGTGTCTCGCCACAGGTCTAATTCTTGATCATATGATGATATCTTAGGTTAATTTGAGATAGTGTACTGACATCAGAATATATGTACcgaatgaaattgtgaaaaagaaGTGACAAAATTGATGTTCAGTAGATACTAAAAATCTCAGAATATCAACTTAGAATACCGGTTTTACTAGATCTGAGGCACATAGCTTTAGCTAGCATAGAAGATGTCTATTAAGTTCTgccaagttttgcataatttggAAGGATATGAATAACAAATTAATCAACAAAGGAGAGTGTCTATTAATGGTGATGTGGTAAGACATCAAGCAGCACAAGGTaaggaaaatgataaaaaaataagataCATTAGCATGAGCAAATGAATTTCTTTGGAGGATTTAGTATAGGtataaaattttcatttattaGAATGGAGTTCTTTGATAATACCAGTTATTAGAATAATTCTTTTAGGCATTTCATGTAATTAGAAATTTTCCTATAGATATTGTTTCCTACAAAGTGATACTTAAACCTAGAAAGAATTAACCATGAAACCCATCTGTAGATTCACATTACCTCCAGCTTTCTGGACTGGGCTTCAGCTTTAGCACTCTGAAGGTTTACCCAAGCTTGAATTTTTGCTTCTTCTCTCTGATATCTGAAGATGAGATGAAACATTACAAGCGAAAAGATTGAAGTGCATGCATAAGTTCAATATAGAGATCTATTTCCATAGATTTGGCATCAGCAATTTACCTGACACAACTCTTAGTTCTCTGCCCTTCTTCCCATGCAGAAGCTCTGGATTTAGCAGAACTCTTCCTTCCACCACTTATCTCCAAATGCCTCAAGCTCTTTGACAcctcctcgtcttcctcttcccttGAGCTCCAGTTGGAAACAAATGAATCATACTGAGCACTAAGCTCGAGCTTGGCGAAGTGACAGTCTGTGAGCTCAGAAATGTCAATGCCGGTGCTGTGAGGAACCAAAGGGCCAGACCTGTCAGCTGGAGTGTTGTGCCTTGCAGGTGAAGTGATCTTGACGGGAGTGTGGCATCTCGTTGCTGTGGAGCTGCCTAAAGGAGTCATTTCAGTGCCGATATCTCTGCGTTCGATCTCAGCTACTAGTGCTGTTGTCGAATCTTTCATGGGTTCGAAGTATGAACTCTTGAACAAAAATCCTTCCTTGGTGATCTCGGAGTACCCATAGTTGGGGTAGACTGATTCCACATTTTCTGTAAACTTGTCTGCAGCAAAGATTAATTCCCGAAAAAAATCATGCAATTGGGATGATCAAAAGCTGTATATTGGTTGAAAATGAGAAAAGCAAAGCTAATAGTTGAGGCAAAAAAATGGATTTTTGGCATCAACCTTTGAGAAGTACTTCCGATGAGGCTCCACTGAAAGCTACATTTGTCTCGGGATTCATGGCTGGCCCATTAGAAGCTGGATTAGGTGAGCTTGGAGCTTTCTCCTGAGCAACCCTCAGCAGCTTCCCAACGAAAGCATCACCGTTCTCTTGGATGACACCATTTTGCCTAGAGAACTTCGATGCCTCGACTGCTACTTTCACATGAGCAGGTGATTCATGGCAATGGCTACTGATCAGCCACTTCTCAGCATCATCCCACTTGGAGGGGACGCCCTTCCTGGGGAGGTGCCCAGGACTGAAGCTGAACACTGGCCTGCCAGGAGTCGTCGGAGTCTCCAGCCTCCTCCGTGTGACTGCGCTAAgaccctctcttcttctcctaacTGAGGCCTCGAAGAGGCCTCTGTTATCACCCATGTTCTCCGTGGTCGTGGAACAGGTCTTTGCAGACAAGTGGTCTGCTAATGGATTCTGCTTGTTGGTGCAGTAGAAGCTCGAGCCACTTTCCAGTGAATCCTGTTCAATGCTCACAATTGCAGTCAGCGTGATCATTACAAGATCAAGAGGCCAGTACAGAGAATAGGAAAGTCTTTACCCTCATGGTGACTGGGAAAACAAGAGAGGAAACTTGCACTTGTGTCGAAGCTTTGTGATCCACTGAAGGGAGGCTAGAAGAGTCTCCATCTTCTTCACTTGCCTTACTAAGCTGAATCATCTTTCAGGGGAAAAGAAAGGCCCACTTCCTTTCTACCAATCTCCCTCCTATCTTATTTTTTACTCTTGTGAAAATTGTCAGACTTTTACAGATGACAACAGAGCAGCTGCAGCAGAATTGGGAGCCAAGTGGCCTTTTCTTTGACTGTCACAACAGTTGCATTCCTAGTGGGCAAGTAGAAGAGAGCTTACATGGAAGAGGAAGCTTTGGGGAAGAACATAAAAGGCGAGCTTTCTACTGTGTTGTCAGCGAGATGAATACTTTGAATCCTTGGGAAGTTTCTTGTTTGGTCTTCTTCTGATATGGTTCACAAGCCACAAGCACCAAGCTTGTTGTATTCTCTGTCTGCTGCCCTCCTCCTGCACCCCTGCATCCACTTCTACCATGGCATCAATGCTCTGTGAGTACATGCTTCAGAGAGTAATCAATTGCACTCTGCATTAATGTAAGCAACTTGTTGTTAATGCTGCATTGGAGTTGAGACTTGTTTAATGGGTATCTTTGTCCACCCAGCTTGGATCTTAAAAGTGCATGAACTAGACAACTCTTGTGTTTCTTCAAGTTCAAGGCACAAAGATCATGGTGGATGGGGTGATTCCATGTTGAGAAGCTCCTTCTGATCCTAAACCCTCTCTAGTTTATTGTTCGAGGGTACAAAGAGCTGTCTATGACTGCGTTACGGATTCTTTCTAGGCAACAGATAGCCACCCCTGATAGCTTTACTCGCCCCACGAAGCAGCCTTTATGGGCTTGGTTCAACAGCTACCTCCAAAGACCACCGCCGCAAGACCAGGCGCCGCACTGCCATCATCGGCGTTCCACCCCTCGTCCTCGTCAC of the Musa acuminata AAA Group cultivar baxijiao chromosome BXJ2-10, Cavendish_Baxijiao_AAA, whole genome shotgun sequence genome contains:
- the LOC135625322 gene encoding uncharacterized protein LOC135625322: MIQLSKASEEDGDSSSLPSVDHKASTQVQVSSLVFPVTMRDSLESGSSFYCTNKQNPLADHLSAKTCSTTTENMGDNRGLFEASVRRRREGLSAVTRRRLETPTTPGRPVFSFSPGHLPRKGVPSKWDDAEKWLISSHCHESPAHVKVAVEASKFSRQNGVIQENGDAFVGKLLRVAQEKAPSSPNPASNGPAMNPETNVAFSGASSEVLLKDKFTENVESVYPNYGYSEITKEGFLFKSSYFEPMKDSTTALVAEIERRDIGTEMTPLGSSTATRCHTPVKITSPARHNTPADRSGPLVPHSTGIDISELTDCHFAKLELSAQYDSFVSNWSSREEEDEEVSKSLRHLEISGGRKSSAKSRASAWEEGQRTKSCVRYQREEAKIQAWVNLQSAKAEAQSRKLEVKIQKMRSDLEEKLMKRMAIVHRRAEEWRAAAQLQHSQQLQRLSLQAQKMKSQQQSTRLSGETACGCFPCNHHL